A window of the Cucurbita pepo subsp. pepo cultivar mu-cu-16 chromosome LG01, ASM280686v2, whole genome shotgun sequence genome harbors these coding sequences:
- the LOC111804080 gene encoding uncharacterized protein LOC111804080, which yields MSRSIGRKVPGLSFLSNANKLGFVPFSSSSSSSSGGHGQGRGRGGSPTHGGPFDFSSRVPGQEDSNESKHESVDSRGTSGLGHGRGKPSPSSSILPSLSSFTPSVKSSSAGRGRGDGSQPIRSPPESRSSNGSDSERKKPVFFSKDNAGDSAGSARPGALGGDAGERNLPDSFLSVLSGAGRGKPMKQPIPESQPKQENRHLRPRQEAGGRGGYGPGRGSGGGPRISRDESVRNTGRMMSRGGPDGEDGGGRGRGGFRGRGGRFRGRGRGAFRTGERGQRGRGQDMEDGYASGLYLGDNADGEKLAKRIGTEHMNQLVEGFEEMSGRVLPSPLEEGYVEAMDTNYMIECEPEYLMGDFESNPDIDENPPIPLRDALEKMKPFLMAYEGIRSHEEWEEIVEETMQRVPLLKEIVDSYSGPDRVTAKQQQGELERVAKTLPQSAPNSVKKFTNRAVLSLQSNPGWGFDKKCQFMDKLVREFSQRYQ from the exons CCAAGGTCGAGGTCGAGGTGGCTCTCCCACTCATGGTGGACCCTTTGATTTCTCTTCTCGAGTTCCGGGTCAGGAAGATTCAAATGAGTCTAAACATGAATCTGTAGATTCTCGTGGTACTTCTGGGCTTGGACATGGCCGTGGTAAACCTAGTCCTTCCTCCTCAATTCTTCcgtctctctcttcctttacGCCCTCTGTTAAGTCATCGTCTGCTGGTCGAGGAAGAGGTGATGGTTCACAACCGATTCGGTCCCCTCCTGAATCGCGTTCATCGAACGGGTCGGATTCGGAGCGTAAGAAACCTGTGTTTTTCTCCAAGGATAATGCGGGCGACTCAGCTGGAAGTGCCCGACCTGGTGCGTTAGGCGGGGATGCGGGGGAGAGAAATTTGCCTGATAGTTTCCTTTCTGTGTTATCCGGCGCTGGACGAGGAAAGCCCATGAAGCAACCAATCCCGGAATCTCAACCAAAGCAGGAGAATCGTCACCTCAGACCTAGACAAGAGGCGGGTGGCCGTGGAGGTTATGGGCCTGGAAGGGGTAGTGGCGGCGGCCCTAGAATAAGCCGTGATGAATCTGTGAGGAACACAGGTAGGATGATGTCAAGAGGCGGGCCTGATGGTGAAGATGGTGGAGGTAGAGGGAGAGGCGGATTCCGGGGCAGAGGAGGAAGGTTCAGAGGGAGAGGAAGGGGAGCATTTAGAACTGGGGAGAGAGGGCAGAGAGGAAGGGGTCAAGATATGGAGGATGGATATGCATCAGGGCTTTACTTAGGCGACAATGCAGATGGTGAGAAGCTAGCGAAGAGGATTGGGACTGAACATATGAACCAACTGGTTGAAGGGTTTGAAGAGATGAGTGGTAGAGTGCTGCCTTCGCCACTGGAGGAAGGGTATGTGGAGGCGATGGATACGAATTATATG ATAGAGTGTGAGCCGGAGTACTTGATGGGAGATTTTGAAAGTAACCCTGATATTGATGAGAACCCACCTATTCCTCTTCGGGATGCACTTGAGAAAATGAAACCTTTCTTAATGGCGTACGAAGGCATCCGAAGCCACGAAGAGTGGGAG GAAATTGTGGAAGAAACCATGCAGAGGGTTCCGTTGCTGAAGGAGATAGTTGACTCGTACAGTGGACCAGATAGAGTAACTGCAAAGCAGCAACAAGGGGAGCTGGAAAGAGTTGCAAAAACACTTCCACAAAGTGCACCTAATTCCGTAAAGAAGTTCACCAATCGTGCAGTTCTTTCTTTGCAG AGCAACCCAGGGTGGGGATTTGACAAGAAATGCCAGTTCATGGACAAGCTTGTGAGGGAGTTCTCCCAGCGATACCAGTAG